A DNA window from Brassica napus cultivar Da-Ae chromosome A4, Da-Ae, whole genome shotgun sequence contains the following coding sequences:
- the LOC106375129 gene encoding mavicyanin — MALIKSNTFFTSLMILLALFGVAVGGTVHKVGDSSGWTMMGVNYEAWASSRTFQVGDSLVFEYNNGFHDVTEVTHNNFELCEPSKPLAKYQTGSDTISLTKPGYQNFICGFPSHCDIGQKLQILVLPASLGPVAAPVPGPVRSPTTFSSSLSPVNNVPQHQMGPPPTPHSAAATSSVWIGFRYFLLSLFILV; from the coding sequence ATGGCTTTGATTAAGAGCAACACCTTCTTCACTTCTTTGATGATTCTTCTCGCTCTCTTTGGAGTTGCCGTTGGAGGAACAGTGCACAAAGTGGGCGACTCAAGCGGATGGACCATGATGGGTGTTAATTATGAAGCCTGGGCTTCTTCAAGAACTTTTCAAGTCGGAGACTCTTTGGTTTTTGAATACAACAACGGTTTTCACGACGTTACTGAAGTCACTCACAATAATTTCGAGCTGTGTGAACCGTCTAAACCATTAGCTAAATATCAAACAGGATCAGATACGATCAGTCTAACAAAACCGGGATACCAAAACTTCATATGCGGATTTCCTAGTCACTGCGACATAGGACAAAAGCTTCAAATCCTCGTCCTACCGGCCTCGTTGGGTCCCGTTGCAGCTCCAGTTCCTGGACCAGTTCGATCACCTACTACCTTCTCGTCATCTCTTTCACCGGTTAATAATGTTCCACAACATCAGATGGGTCCACCACCAACTCCACATAGCGCAGCTGCAACCTCTAGTGTTTGGATCGGATTCCGCTACTTTCTACTTTCTCTTTTCATCTTAGTTTGA